In Leptospira stimsonii, the genomic stretch ACCTTGAAGCCCTCCGCCCGCGGCGCCTTGAGCGGCTCCTATGCTTGCGTTTACTGCCATTGCAACCGCAAGAGACGCTCCTCCAGTAAATGGCGCCGCTACTACCGCTACAACAGTTGTCAACATCTGGAACGTCTGGCTCTGATACCATTGCTCCTTAGGTTTACCCATTTTGTCCATCTGGCTCGAAATCAGCCATTCAGGTATTCCCGTCGCTTCTGAGATTGCGCTGTTGATCGTGGCTTTTTCAAAGGCTTTCACTGCATCCTTAAAGCTTCCCCCCCCAACAAGGGCGCCTACGAAACTCGCTGGTAATCCGGTCGCCTCCGCGATCGCCCCAGTCATTCTACTCTGGACTTCACTCTTTACCGCTTGTGTGAAACGCTGACCAATGCTTCCGCTTCCGCCGTTCATTCCGTTCATGAGCGTAAAGATAAAGCCTTTGCTCTCTTTTTCTGCGTCGTTTGCTTTCGCTTGATCTTCGATTCGCTTTTCTACATCTTTGAGATAGTTGCTATATTTCTGATTTACCGTTGCAATTTGATCTTGAGCAAACGTCGCTCCGGCGCCTTTCAGCTTAAAGTCGTATCCAAGTGCATCCAAGCTAAAGCTGGAAAGAACAAGTAAATCTTGTTTTCCGTAATTGATTTCTACAGGAATCCCTTTGACATTCACCGTCCCCTTTAGATCGCGAGTTCCCGCGTAAACCTTGTCTCCCGTTCCCAATCCGTCAAAAGAACTTCGCAATCTGCTTCCTTGTGATTGAGCGGAACCTTCCTCAAAGCCGTAGCTTCCAGACTGAGCATGATAGTCTTTTGTTTGCCCCATCGTCGGCTGGAAGTTATCTTTGAAACTCGGATCCAAAGCTTGAAAGTTAGCTAAGGTCTCTTTTTTATTCTCTTTGTATTCGTTTTCTTGGAACTCTTTGATCTCTTGATTTTGGGTAAAGCTTTGTTCCAGTTCGGCCTTCTTGTCGCTGAACTGAGCAAACATTCCTTCCATCTGGCTCTGCATACTATTCAAGTAATCGCGAACATTCTCTACCATGGACGCATTGAATGTTGCGCTGTTCAAACTATCAAGATTGAGAGAATCAACTCTCAAGTTGCCGGGATTAAATTTCGTTTGTATTTGAATGTATTGATATTCGAGAACGGCACTATAACTTGCATCCTTCATCGCGTTCCCGTCGATCGCTACGTCTCCGCTTTGAATTTGCCTGTAACCGGAAATTCGATCACCGTCCAAACGGAAGGTATATCCCGCTTCTCGAAGATATTTGTATTCATCTCCGTTTGTAAGTGAATCGAATAAATTTTTCTGTAAGGAAGCGCTTCTTTCCTCGTTCTCTTTTTGGAGCTTTTGAGAATACTGATCTAAATATTGGGAAACCGCGCTATTCGCGGCAAAATTTAAAGACTGAGCGCCGCCTTGCATCAAGGTTTGAAGCGCTTGCAAGTCGTTATCATTGGTCAAAAGAGAACTCATATGACTCAAGAGTTCGTCGACGCCAGACTGTTTCTCTTCCATCTCTTTTTGAGAAGCGGCAATCTGCTGGGCGACAAAATCACTCGAGATATCGCTTGGAATATTGGATTCAATAGAGGAGATCATCTCCGTCAAACCGTCCAACAAACTTCCTCCGATATCCCGACTCGCAAGTTCTTGAGAGTAGGAAAGAAGACTTTCGATCGCTCCCTTATTCTCGCTTCCCTGTTGAATCAGATTCTTTGCGGACTGAAGCATCACTTGAATCTGATCGTAACTTTGTCCCGCGCCGATAATCCCATCGACGTTATTCTTCTCGTCTTTGATCTGCTTTGCAATATCTTGAGAATTTTTGAAATTCTTATGAAGAAGAGAATCCCTATAATCCAAGAAAGAATTTCTTGTGCTCGAAAGACCTCTTGCACTCACTTCAGTAGTAATTGTATCCCCTAATGTAGAATACTTTCCTTTTAAGAAGGACATCGCTTGATTTTTTTGATCGGACGATAGCTTCATATAGTAAGCGGCTTCGTCGAATTTTCCTTCCGATTCAGCGGTCGCCGACAAGTTGAGATACTTCTCCGATTTGTTAAAATATTCGGACGCTTGATTCAAAAATGTTTTTTCTTGATCTACGGTTTCCGATTGAAGGTTGGTCGCGATTGTAATGTCCGCGCGGACCGCCGTGTATTGATCAATCAGAGATTGATTAGAATTCGCCTTCCCGTTAAAATCAAAACCCCCGTTAGCACCCGAGATTTCGTTCTGCCAAAAGGTTTGTTTTTGACCATATAGGGTGGCTTGATTTTGTAAAGATTGCAATTCGGTATTATCGACGATCTGTGCCGGTTGTCCGAGCATCGCAGTTATGATACCGTTAATTCGATTACTCGCATCCAACGCCGCCGTCCCATAAGCTTGAGATCTGCCGAAGGAATCGGCAAGGCTCTGACTCAAAGCAGCACCTTGTGTGTTCCAGAGCGATTCATTCTGTTTGTTCAATATTGCTTGATCGACAAGATTCCCAGACGCGGCGTATTGGTAACTGTCCCAAAGTCCAACAGCGGTATTGTAGAGTTGTGCAGTATTTGTTTCAGAATTTGTAATGAGAGATTCTAAAGAGTTTGTTTGATTGATTGCATTGGTTTGAAACTGTTCTTCGCCGGATTGAGGATCGCTCAAAGCTTGTTGTAAAGTATCTTTGGCGGACAAATACCAGTTCAATTCCACTTGTTGAAACAATTGAATCTCGTCAGCCCACGCTTGTTCACCTTGACGATACTGACTATCCGGATTGTCTAAGGCTCCGTCATAACCGCTAATTTGATAACCGTAAACCGAGGTAATCCACGCGTCTCTCGCGGCTTTCATTTGAGAGATCTGATCGTCGTAATTCTGAGAAGTTGTCTGTTTAGCGAGATCCAATTCTTGAAGCTTCGAGTTGTATTCTTGCGCGTACTGATTGGATCTGGATTCCCAATCTCTCAGTGGATTGACAAGAGACAAAAATGTGTTTGCTAAACTTGAAAATTGCGCTGACATTCCAGACCAAAAGTCTTGATTGCCTTGCATAGCGGCGTCCGCGTATTTATATTTCGACTGAATCTCTACTTGATTCGTGCTTCCGAGAAGACTAAACCAATTGGATGAAGTAAGAAGGGTTCCCCCCAAATAAACCTGGGTTCCTTGAAGAATCGGAGAGACACTACTCGCGGCCTGCGCCGCGTCCGGAGAAGAAGAAAATGCCAGGTTATACGTTCCAAGGATAGCGTTACGGATATTATTATTATCTTGTATCTGCGAAGTATTAAAATTACCGTTCACCGTGAACGTATACTTCTGATCCATATTATTGACTTGTGTATAACCGCAAAATAACCACTCATTTCCACAATATTCGCCGTTTAATCGATAACCACCGTGACCATTCGTGCAAGTACCGCCGAAATCAGCTCCCGAAAAACATTGATAGGTATAATGATCGTCCTCGTGAGTTGCAGAGGAAGAGTAGCTTCCCTGAGCGACCGAAGAGGTAACGTCGGCTTGGTAGATGAGACTCGAGCTGTCCGCACTCCAACCGAGTACGGTTCCATTGCTTTGATAATAAATACCTCTGTTTCCTTGAACAATATTACTACAACCGTTAGCGCCGAAATCGTTAGTACAGCTCACAGAATCGGTTCCGACCTGTTGAGAAAAATTCACGATCTGAGTCGCATAACCGTCCTGCCATTTGGCTGTATTCCAATAAGCAACCTTAGAATCAGCGTAACTCTGTTGGTTTTGAAAAAAGTTACCCAATGACTGAGCCAAGGTATCCAGCGAAGCATGCTGGTCTAAAGAATCTTGAAGACTCGCAAGAAGAGAATCAATATCTCCAAAGGAGCTATTCAAAATAGGATCGCCTGCAATTGTGGATTTCAACTGATTCTCTTGTGAACGAATACCATTCAGAGTATTTTGGAGCGTAGTTCGAATTCCATTCTCCGCATTTTGAATCAATTGTTGGTTAGCGAGCCATTGCGCTTTCGTAGCATCGATTCCATTTAAGTAAGCTTGTTTATCATTTTGCAAACCTGCAATTGCCTGATCCCATTGAGTTAAACCATTTTGAATCGATGTAAACGAATTCTGTTCCCAGGCCGCTTGTTTAGCGAGAAGATCCTGCCACTTAGCGTCCCATGTCTGAGCGCCTTGGTAATAGTTTTGAGC encodes the following:
- a CDS encoding TIGR04388 family protein, giving the protein MSEFSSLRAQSVPQLNSTRAFTNADLQPYVDAGRLQLDQSSFMNTVNAGEQAVEATWEAAVDAEINAIVNSVTSSDPVNDVSVYQQAVRAQLELQKQQAKSQWLADASAYIQTELQSFLNVLSQTTSTNVASSNATSVSSIDPTVQVTTATPASQQVSPAQAAQNYYQGAQTWDAKWQDLLAKQAAWEQNSFTSIQNGLTQWDQAIAGLQNDKQAYLNGIDATKAQWLANQQLIQNAENGIRTTLQNTLNGIRSQENQLKSTIAGDPILNSSFGDIDSLLASLQDSLDQHASLDTLAQSLGNFFQNQQSYADSKVAYWNTAKWQDGYATQIVNFSQQVGTDSVSCTNDFGANGCSNIVQGNRGIYYQSNGTVLGWSADSSSLIYQADVTSSVAQGSYSSSATHEDDHYTYQCFSGADFGGTCTNGHGGYRLNGEYCGNEWLFCGYTQVNNMDQKYTFTVNGNFNTSQIQDNNNIRNAILGTYNLAFSSSPDAAQAASSVSPILQGTQVYLGGTLLTSSNWFSLLGSTNQVEIQSKYKYADAAMQGNQDFWSGMSAQFSSLANTFLSLVNPLRDWESRSNQYAQEYNSKLQELDLAKQTTSQNYDDQISQMKAARDAWITSVYGYQISGYDGALDNPDSQYRQGEQAWADEIQLFQQVELNWYLSAKDTLQQALSDPQSGEEQFQTNAINQTNSLESLITNSETNTAQLYNTAVGLWDSYQYAASGNLVDQAILNKQNESLWNTQGAALSQSLADSFGRSQAYGTAALDASNRINGIITAMLGQPAQIVDNTELQSLQNQATLYGQKQTFWQNEISGANGGFDFNGKANSNQSLIDQYTAVRADITIATNLQSETVDQEKTFLNQASEYFNKSEKYLNLSATAESEGKFDEAAYYMKLSSDQKNQAMSFLKGKYSTLGDTITTEVSARGLSSTRNSFLDYRDSLLHKNFKNSQDIAKQIKDEKNNVDGIIGAGQSYDQIQVMLQSAKNLIQQGSENKGAIESLLSYSQELASRDIGGSLLDGLTEMISSIESNIPSDISSDFVAQQIAASQKEMEEKQSGVDELLSHMSSLLTNDNDLQALQTLMQGGAQSLNFAANSAVSQYLDQYSQKLQKENEERSASLQKNLFDSLTNGDEYKYLREAGYTFRLDGDRISGYRQIQSGDVAIDGNAMKDASYSAVLEYQYIQIQTKFNPGNLRVDSLNLDSLNSATFNASMVENVRDYLNSMQSQMEGMFAQFSDKKAELEQSFTQNQEIKEFQENEYKENKKETLANFQALDPSFKDNFQPTMGQTKDYHAQSGSYGFEEGSAQSQGSRLRSSFDGLGTGDKVYAGTRDLKGTVNVKGIPVEINYGKQDLLVLSSFSLDALGYDFKLKGAGATFAQDQIATVNQKYSNYLKDVEKRIEDQAKANDAEKESKGFIFTLMNGMNGGSGSIGQRFTQAVKSEVQSRMTGAIAEATGLPASFVGALVGGGSFKDAVKAFEKATINSAISEATGIPEWLISSQMDKMGKPKEQWYQSQTFQMLTTVVAVVAAPFTGGASLAVAMAVNASIGAAQGAAGGGLQGAVMGAAGGVISTYTRDFGVNVNLSYSKENGFGASVAVGIGPAAVSVGVSEHGGAQ